In Opitutaceae bacterium TAV5, one genomic interval encodes:
- a CDS encoding alpha-L-rhamnosidase — protein sequence MAAPERTPALAGPHSLRTEQHVNPLGLGCARPRLSWKLPVEIGGRRVVRQVAWQVRVSGAFDTGRRTGSGSVFVEWPGETLRSRQRASWQVRVWVCVGEEDAVVATGWSDAAVFETGLLARDDWAARWIGYGDEGKTDTPPSPFLRRGFLLEAEPVRARLYAAALGLFEFRMNGEPVHPEVVLAGGWTDFRKRVQSYAFDVTALVRRGENVLGAILADGWYAGYLSCDGKRHIYGGAPALLAQLEIECADGSVVRVVSDGSWEGRTGPIVSADLYHGEHYDARLELAGWCGEAPEETGAKESVHMGRKPLPLPDHGLEARATWRAGRPLTRDQKPEDREQKSEDGSQAVAVGCLSSDFCLLTSELRAGRPRHTEGWTPVDERAWPEGLLIEPRVAEPVRRIGERVTHAVTEPSAGVYIFDFGQNFSGWARLRRAGRRGQRVVLRFGEMLNADGTLYTANLRTARATDAYTFGRDETVEWEPRFTFHGFRYVEVRGLELAAGELPGPDVITGVVVHNDMRETGAFRCSDERVNQLAENIRWSLRSNFLEIPSDCPQRDERLGWSGDIQIFAKTAAFFYDTDAFLTKWMRDLRDGQLADGAFPDLAPTFICGFGNAAWADAGVIVPWVLYRRFGDVSVLEENYAAMCAWMRFQEATSRDGVRPPTVYGDWLALDAVKPEHAPVPSDFVGTAYFARTCAIMARVARLLGHEEDARGFAALDRRVRAAFRREFVTAGGRLAGECQTAYALALAFDLLPPAWRAGAVDRLAGLIGKHGGHLSTGFVGTPLLCPVLSRFGRHDVAMRLLLNDTYPSWLYTVKQGATTLWERWNSFSHEHGFGDAGMNSFNHYAFGAIGEWLIHFVAGIAPGQSAPAYRHIVFRPQPCAGLDRAEAELETPYGQATIAWRVEGRRMEGVLRVPPGAFADFEGGVFSRSQVRPQDGTESWAEAGGERMRLRAGRYVFDGVW from the coding sequence ATGGCGGCACCGGAGCGGACGCCTGCGCTGGCAGGTCCGCATTCATTGCGGACGGAGCAGCATGTGAATCCTCTCGGGTTGGGGTGCGCGCGGCCGCGGTTGTCATGGAAGCTGCCGGTGGAGATCGGTGGGCGGCGGGTGGTGCGTCAGGTGGCGTGGCAGGTGCGGGTTTCGGGCGCTTTTGATACGGGGCGGCGGACGGGCTCCGGATCGGTTTTTGTGGAGTGGCCCGGGGAAACGTTGCGGAGCCGACAGCGTGCAAGCTGGCAGGTGCGCGTCTGGGTGTGCGTGGGCGAGGAGGATGCCGTGGTGGCGACCGGCTGGAGTGATGCGGCCGTTTTCGAAACGGGGTTGCTCGCGCGTGATGACTGGGCGGCACGATGGATCGGGTATGGAGACGAGGGGAAGACGGATACGCCGCCATCGCCGTTTTTGCGCCGGGGGTTTTTGTTGGAAGCGGAGCCGGTACGGGCGCGGCTGTATGCCGCGGCTCTTGGGCTTTTTGAGTTCCGGATGAATGGAGAGCCCGTGCATCCGGAGGTGGTGCTGGCCGGAGGATGGACGGATTTTCGCAAGCGGGTGCAGAGTTACGCGTTTGATGTCACGGCGCTGGTCCGGCGCGGGGAAAATGTCCTCGGGGCGATTCTGGCCGACGGCTGGTATGCGGGGTATCTTTCGTGCGACGGGAAACGGCACATTTACGGAGGGGCGCCGGCATTGCTGGCGCAACTGGAAATCGAGTGTGCGGACGGGAGCGTGGTGCGCGTGGTCAGCGATGGATCGTGGGAGGGACGAACGGGGCCGATCGTATCGGCTGATTTGTATCATGGTGAACATTACGACGCACGTCTGGAACTGGCGGGGTGGTGCGGGGAGGCGCCGGAGGAGACCGGAGCGAAAGAATCAGTGCACATGGGCCGGAAGCCCCTGCCACTTCCGGATCACGGGCTGGAAGCCCGTGCCACATGGCGGGCGGGACGCCCGCTGACCAGAGATCAGAAGCCAGAGGACAGAGAACAGAAGTCAGAGGACGGAAGTCAGGCTGTGGCGGTCGGTTGTCTGTCTTCTGATTTCTGTCTTCTGACCTCTGAATTGCGGGCGGGACGCCCGCGCCACACGGAGGGGTGGACGCCGGTTGACGAGCGGGCGTGGCCGGAGGGATTGTTGATCGAGCCACGGGTGGCGGAGCCGGTGCGGCGGATCGGGGAGCGGGTGACGCATGCGGTGACCGAGCCGTCGGCGGGGGTTTATATTTTCGATTTCGGACAGAACTTTTCAGGCTGGGCGCGATTGCGCCGGGCGGGACGACGCGGGCAGCGGGTGGTGCTGCGGTTTGGCGAGATGCTCAACGCCGATGGAACGCTCTACACGGCCAACCTGCGCACGGCGCGGGCGACGGATGCCTATACGTTCGGGCGTGATGAGACGGTCGAGTGGGAGCCGCGATTTACGTTTCACGGATTTCGTTATGTGGAGGTGCGCGGGCTGGAGCTGGCGGCGGGGGAGTTACCGGGGCCGGATGTGATCACGGGGGTTGTCGTGCACAACGACATGCGGGAGACGGGCGCGTTTCGGTGTTCGGATGAGCGCGTCAACCAGTTGGCGGAGAACATCCGGTGGAGTTTGCGGAGCAATTTTCTGGAGATTCCGAGCGACTGTCCGCAACGCGACGAGCGGTTGGGGTGGTCTGGCGACATCCAGATTTTTGCGAAGACGGCGGCGTTTTTTTACGACACCGACGCCTTTTTGACCAAATGGATGCGCGATCTGCGCGACGGGCAGCTCGCGGACGGGGCGTTTCCCGATCTGGCGCCGACATTCATCTGCGGTTTCGGAAACGCGGCTTGGGCGGACGCGGGAGTGATCGTGCCGTGGGTGTTGTATCGGCGTTTCGGCGACGTATCGGTGCTGGAGGAAAATTATGCGGCGATGTGCGCGTGGATGCGATTTCAGGAAGCGACGAGCCGGGACGGGGTGCGTCCGCCGACGGTTTACGGCGACTGGCTGGCGCTCGATGCGGTGAAACCGGAGCATGCGCCGGTGCCGAGCGATTTTGTCGGGACGGCGTATTTCGCGCGGACTTGCGCGATCATGGCGCGGGTGGCGCGGTTGCTGGGGCACGAGGAGGATGCGCGGGGGTTCGCGGCACTGGATCGCAGGGTGAGGGCGGCCTTCAGGCGTGAATTTGTGACGGCAGGCGGGCGGCTGGCGGGGGAATGCCAGACGGCGTATGCACTGGCGCTGGCGTTCGATTTGTTGCCGCCGGCGTGGCGGGCGGGGGCGGTGGATCGGCTGGCGGGGTTGATCGGGAAGCATGGCGGGCACCTGAGCACGGGATTTGTCGGAACGCCGTTGCTGTGCCCGGTGCTGAGCCGGTTCGGGCGGCACGATGTGGCGATGAGGTTGTTGCTGAACGATACGTATCCGTCATGGCTTTACACGGTGAAGCAGGGGGCGACGACCCTATGGGAACGCTGGAACAGTTTTTCGCACGAGCACGGGTTCGGCGACGCGGGGATGAATTCGTTCAACCACTATGCGTTCGGCGCGATCGGAGAATGGTTAATCCATTTCGTGGCAGGGATTGCGCCGGGGCAATCGGCCCCGGCATATCGTCACATCGTGTTTCGACCGCAGCCTTGCGCGGGACTGGACCGTGCAGAGGCGGAGCTGGAGACGCCGTATGGACAGGCGACGATTGCGTGGCGTGTGGAGGGAAGGCGGATGGAAGGGGTCTTGAGGGTGCCGCCGGGGGCGTTTGCGGATTTCGAGGGGGGAGTGTTTTCGCGGTCGCAGGTACGGCCGCAGGACGGAACGGAGTCGTGGGCGGAGGCGGGAGGGGAAAGGATGAGGTTGCGGGCGGGGAGGTATGTTTTTGATGGGGTGTGGTGA